Proteins found in one Terriglobia bacterium genomic segment:
- a CDS encoding histidine kinase: MMLESKRGRRVMKWLGIFLAGTFLALYSFSAYTTTELADRVKPNYARIFAQEMTGFYTVLILLPALLWFMHRYPIERFNWRRRLPLHVAVTVVFGASHTLLMWGSRSLLFPILGWGAYDYGRISIRFLMEYQKQFIMYWFLYAVVTLLGSLRKNREREVQASQLEKQLAEARLNALKMQLNPHFLFNTLNMISSYIYQDARTADRMIASLSDLLRLTLSHADRQEVTLDTELEFLDSYLAIMKARFQERLLVRLEVEQGTRSYLVPSLLLQPLAENFIKHCMADFAKPGSISITSARQGDFLKLEVQDNGPGIAADAESAMNGGVGLSNTRQRLEQLYGRDHRFEIANVPAGGLRITIEVPARISARETAAAI; the protein is encoded by the coding sequence ATGATGCTTGAATCAAAGCGCGGTCGCAGGGTCATGAAGTGGCTTGGCATATTTCTGGCGGGCACCTTCCTCGCCCTGTACAGCTTCAGCGCTTATACTACGACGGAGCTGGCTGATCGGGTCAAGCCGAACTATGCGCGCATCTTTGCCCAGGAGATGACCGGGTTTTATACGGTCCTGATCCTTTTGCCCGCCCTCCTCTGGTTCATGCATCGATATCCGATCGAGCGCTTCAATTGGCGCCGGCGGCTGCCCCTGCATGTTGCGGTGACCGTCGTCTTCGGCGCCAGTCACACACTGCTGATGTGGGGGAGCCGGTCGCTGCTTTTTCCAATCCTGGGTTGGGGGGCTTATGACTACGGGAGGATCAGCATCAGGTTCCTGATGGAATATCAGAAACAGTTCATCATGTACTGGTTTCTGTACGCCGTCGTCACCCTGTTGGGATCTTTGAGAAAAAACCGGGAACGGGAGGTGCAGGCATCGCAACTGGAGAAACAGCTTGCAGAAGCACGGCTGAATGCCCTCAAAATGCAGCTTAATCCGCATTTTCTCTTTAATACTCTCAACATGATCTCGTCCTATATCTACCAGGATGCGCGCACTGCCGACCGGATGATCGCTTCCCTGAGCGACCTCCTGCGTCTGACGTTGAGCCATGCCGACCGGCAGGAGGTCACGCTGGACACAGAGCTGGAATTTCTGGATTCCTATCTGGCGATCATGAAGGCCCGATTCCAGGAACGGCTGCTCGTCAGACTCGAAGTGGAGCAGGGCACACGAAGTTACCTGGTTCCGTCTCTTCTCCTGCAGCCGCTCGCGGAAAACTTCATCAAGCACTGCATGGCCGACTTCGCCAAACCGGGCAGCATCAGCATCACATCCGCACGGCAGGGAGATTTTCTGAAACTCGAGGTACAGGACAACGGCCCCGGAATTGCCGCGGATGCCGAGAGTGCCATGAATGGCGGCGTGGGCCTTTCGAACACGCGTCAACGCCTGGAGCAGCTCTATGGAAGGGATCACCGGTTCGAGATCGCCAATGTCCCGGCCGGAGGCCTCCGGATAACGATCGAAGTACCCGCCCGCATATCCGCCAGGGAGACGGCTGCAGCCATATGA
- a CDS encoding PadR family transcriptional regulator, whose translation MPRSETPKSKTNEREDLLQGTLDMIILRTLLFEPMHGHAIATAIEHTSEDILQVDHGSLYPALHRLLRRGWIASEWGVSKNNRRAKYYRLTRSGRKQLAVETTKWERLVRAITRIVQASPEERRS comes from the coding sequence ATGCCCCGATCGGAAACGCCCAAATCAAAAACGAATGAACGGGAGGATCTGCTCCAGGGCACCCTGGACATGATCATTTTGCGCACCCTGCTGTTCGAACCCATGCATGGCCACGCGATCGCGACCGCGATCGAGCACACGTCCGAGGATATCCTGCAGGTGGACCACGGTTCGCTGTATCCGGCGCTTCACCGCCTGCTGCGCCGGGGGTGGATCGCGTCCGAATGGGGAGTCTCGAAGAACAACCGCCGCGCCAAATACTATCGCCTCACCCGTTCCGGGCGAAAGCAGCTCGCGGTCGAGACCACAAAATGGGAACGGCTGGTGCGCGCCATCACACGAATCGTGCAGGCTTCTCCGGAAGAGAGGCGATCATGA
- a CDS encoding PQQ-like beta-propeller repeat protein, giving the protein MPNTAWYRNLVVIWTLVLLLPPLGLILLWMRRDSRLAAKLLGSLAAFAFAVVHLFLFWGLRMEMDGSLTHPIFTLRNRESHSAEIEKRRKEELSIDASQLQAPLPETTPWVSATAATGAELRSPPAVDRFYWPEFRGPGRNGIYAGGGMLTDWPSGKLPLLWKRPVGGGYASVVVADGLIFTIEQRRQKEVVAAYAIDSGREQWIHGWDAEFRETMGGDGPRATPTWHEGRLYALGATGEFRCLDARSGSRIWSRNILTDNQAENIPWGMAASPLIVDDKVIVLAGGPHGKSVVAYNRLTGDPIWKALDDRQAYTSPQLITLAGRRQILVVSANRAMGLTVENGSLLWEYPWVTHEGINVAQPIALTDDCFFISAGYDHGAALVEVFRRDDGYGARTVWQNNRMKNKFGSSVLYEGYIYGLDEAILACLDPASGELKWKGGRYGYGQLLLVSGHLIISSENGVVALVKASPERYQEIARFPAVEGKTWNVPAIADGRLIVRNSTEMACFRIAKSEPRALQPSVK; this is encoded by the coding sequence ATGCCGAACACTGCCTGGTATCGGAACCTCGTCGTCATCTGGACTTTGGTCCTCCTGCTCCCACCGCTGGGGCTGATCCTGTTATGGATGAGGCGCGACAGCCGCTTGGCGGCGAAATTGCTGGGATCACTGGCTGCATTTGCGTTTGCAGTGGTCCACCTCTTTCTTTTCTGGGGCCTTAGAATGGAGATGGACGGGAGCTTGACTCATCCGATCTTTACCCTCAGGAATCGCGAAAGCCACAGCGCGGAGATTGAAAAGCGCCGCAAGGAGGAGCTCTCCATCGATGCGAGCCAATTGCAGGCTCCGTTGCCGGAAACGACTCCCTGGGTCTCTGCAACCGCTGCAACGGGCGCGGAGCTGCGATCACCGCCTGCGGTTGATCGCTTCTACTGGCCGGAGTTTCGTGGCCCGGGACGCAACGGGATCTATGCCGGAGGCGGAATGCTCACCGACTGGCCCTCAGGCAAGCTTCCGCTCCTCTGGAAGCGTCCTGTCGGCGGTGGGTACGCCTCAGTGGTAGTGGCGGATGGATTGATTTTCACCATCGAGCAGCGCCGGCAAAAGGAAGTTGTCGCCGCGTATGCCATCGATTCCGGGCGGGAGCAGTGGATCCACGGCTGGGACGCCGAATTCCGGGAGACCATGGGCGGTGACGGACCGCGCGCAACACCCACCTGGCATGAAGGGCGCCTCTACGCCCTCGGCGCCACCGGCGAGTTTCGCTGCCTTGACGCCCGATCCGGCAGTCGCATATGGTCACGCAACATACTCACAGACAACCAGGCTGAGAACATCCCTTGGGGGATGGCCGCCTCGCCCCTCATCGTAGACGATAAGGTGATCGTCCTGGCCGGCGGCCCGCATGGCAAATCGGTTGTCGCCTATAACAGGCTGACGGGGGATCCGATCTGGAAAGCGCTCGACGACCGTCAAGCCTACACCTCCCCGCAACTGATCACCCTCGCCGGCCGTCGGCAGATCCTGGTCGTAAGCGCGAATCGGGCCATGGGCTTGACTGTCGAGAACGGCTCGCTTCTCTGGGAATATCCCTGGGTCACCCACGAGGGCATCAACGTGGCGCAGCCGATCGCACTAACGGACGATTGTTTTTTCATCTCCGCCGGATATGACCACGGCGCCGCTCTGGTCGAGGTCTTCCGCAGGGATGACGGTTACGGGGCGCGCACAGTCTGGCAGAACAACCGCATGAAAAACAAGTTCGGCAGCTCAGTTCTGTACGAAGGATATATCTACGGCCTCGACGAGGCGATCCTCGCGTGCCTCGATCCGGCGAGCGGCGAGCTCAAATGGAAGGGCGGGCGCTACGGCTACGGACAGCTGCTGCTCGTTTCCGGCCATTTGATCATCAGCAGTGAGAACGGCGTCGTCGCGCTCGTGAAGGCCAGCCCGGAACGATATCAGGAAATTGCGCGCTTTCCGGCGGTCGAGGGGAAAACGTGGAATGTCCCGGCGATTGCGGACGGGCGGCTGATCGTACGCAACAGCACCGAGATGGCCTGCTTCCGGATCGCCAAATCAGAACCCAGAGCGCTTCAGCCATCCGTCAAATGA